A segment of the Pseudoalteromonas sp. DL-6 genome:
ACGCTGTAAGGCAAGCACGTTTGATGAAGCTTATGCCGTGGAACAAACTCTCGCGTTTTTAAAGCAATGGGTGCCAGCGGGTGCTTCACCTATGTGTGGTAACTCGATAGGCCAAGACCGCCGCTTTATGAATAAGTATATGCGCGAGCTTGAAGACTTCTTCCATTACCGTAATTTAGATGTCAGTACCATTAAAGAACTTGCTCGTCGTTGGAAACCAGATGTGTTGGCTCAAGTGAATAAAAAAGGGTCACATTTAGCGTTAGATGACATTAAAGATTCGATTATGGAATTAAAGGTTTACCGAGAAAAGTTTTTTAATTTATAAAAAATACTTGCAAAGCCCCCTAATTATTGTAGAATCCTGCCCCGCTCAAGACGATAACCCCCGCGGGGTTAGTGTGTTTGGGCTTTGACTTTTTGAATGCGGCACTAGCTCAGTTGGTAGAGCGCGACCTTGCCAAGGTCGAGGTCACGAGTTCGAGCCTCGTGTGCCGCTCCAATTTCTAACCAAAGAAATTGGGGTAGAAATAAAGATTCAAAGTCAAAGGCGAAAAGGTTTAATTTTGACAAAACCTAGAACCTTAAATGCGGCACTAGCTCAGTTGCCAGAATGTTGAACGCGACCCGTCGCGCACCAACGGACAAATGACTGACTATTTTGAATGCGGCACTAGCTCAGTTGGTAGAGCGCGACCTTGCCAAGGTCGAGGTCACGAGTTCGAGCCTCGTGTGCCGCTCCAATTTCTAACCAAAAGAAATTGTGGTTCAAGATGAAAGTTTAAAATTGATAGAACCTAGAATCTACATATAATGCGGTACTAGCTCAGTTGGTAGAGCGCGACCTTGCCAAGGTCGAGGTCACGAGTTCGAGCCTCGTGTACCGCTCCAATCTTATTTACTTTCCAGATATTCATTCTCAAATAGCAAACAATGACCCATACGCGAATCACTATAAATTTAATTTATGTAACTTTTTTAAAGTGTTCAATGTGTGCGAATGATCTATGTTGTAAAACCTAAAACCTAAAACCTAAAACCTAAAACCTAAAACCTAAAACTTTTCGCCTTGCAAAGTTGCAATAATACGTCTTGAACCGCCATGATCACGGTGCTCACCTAAGTATATTCCTTGCCAAGTTCCTAGCGCTAACTGACCATCACTAATCGGTATAGTTAACTCACAACCTAAGGTACTGGTTTTTATATGGGCAGGCATATCATCATCGCCCTCATAGTCATGGCGATAATAAGGCTGGCGCTCTGGAACAAACTGATTAAAGTGGCTTTCCATATCCATGCGTACCGTTGGATCGGCGTTTTCGTTAATAGTTAAGCTGGCTGAGGTGTGTTGAATAAATAAGTGTAATAAACCAACTTTAAGCTGGCTCAGTTGTGGGAGGTGAGTAAGTATGTCGTTATCAATTAAATGAAAGCCTCGCGAGCGAGGCTTTAATGTAATCGTAGTTTGCGACCAGCTCATAGCTTATCGAAACTCACTTCAATATTTGCATTACCTGCGTCACTGGTAAATGGCATAAGAATTTTTTTGCCGTCACTTTTATGCGTAATGGTGTGGTTTGTACCAGAGACAACGATGGGAGTTGCCATGGCAAAGTCATAGCCTTTTTCCCCTAATAAATTCTTAGCTCCACCGGTAACCATATTGGTTATTTCGCCAACCATGTCAGTTACTTCTTCATTTATACTGTCTGGTCGCTCACCTAACATACGTTCCATAATAGTCAGTGCTAAACTCTCGTCGAAGGTAATTGAAAATGAACCACGAGTTTGCGGACCGACCATACCAATTAATCCCGATACATCACCACAGGCTATCTCATCGGTTTTAATACGCGGCTTGCCTGGTTTTAATTGAGTTTGAGCCATAGTGCTCAATACATTCATCAAAGAAGATAAAAAGGGATTAATGAACTCTACATTCATGTTAGATATCCTTAAATTGGTACTGATAAAGGGTATACGTAAAGTATAGCTATAGTCGCTCAGCTATGCTCGACAAGAGTCACATTTACCATGCGCTTCTATTGTTTGCCCTGAAACGACAAAGCCACTTTCAGCTGCTAAGTTATTGAGCTCATGTGAAATTACTGTTGAATGCAGCTCTTTAACAAAACCGCAGCTATCACAAATTAATAGCTGAACAGGATGAATATGATCAAAATGATGACACAGCATAAATGCATTGGTGCTTTCAATTTTATGAATAAAACCGAGTTCGGCTAAAAAGTCTAAAGCACGATAAATTGTTGCAGGTTTAGCACCTGTTTCAGTGACTTTTAATTGTTCAAGTAAATCGTATGCACCGACACCACCTTGGGCACTGGCTAATAAACGAAATACCTTTTCGCGAATTGGTGTGAATCGCGCACCACGGTTGTCGCATACTTGTTTTGCTTTACTTACGAGTGATTCTATATTCATCTTCTCTCATCCTTACGCTGCCGTGATATACTAACATACTGTATTGTAGTTGCAGCGTTTTATTAATTGATTTTGTCCAAAGGTATTCATTAATGCATGAGCTATTAGCTATATTTATTTTCTTTTTTGCGGTTATTGATCCAATAGGCACCATCCCGGTTTTTATCGCTGTAACTCGGGGAGATGACGACAAGTTTAAGCGTAAAGTGATTTTTAAGGCCGTGGGTGTATCTGCTTTAGTGCTGTTATTTTTTGTGGTTGCTGGCGAGCAATTACTGAATGTGATTGAGATCCCGCTCTCGGCATTTCAAATAGCGGGTGGTTTAATTTTATTAATTTTTGCACTCTCCATGACTTTTGGTGAAAGCAAGCCTGAAGCTGAAATTAAAAGTGTTAGAGACAGCACTGAAACCGCTATTTTTCCGCTCGCTATCCCATCAATAGCCAGTCCCGGTGCCATGTTAGGTGCGGTATTAATGACACGCAATGAGGAGTATACCTGGGTTGAGCAAATGATTACCTCATCAATGATGTTAGCTGTTTTAGTGGTGGTACTGATTTTGTTATTACTTGCTACGCATGTACATAAAATAATAGGTGATAGTGGGGCGAGTATTATTAGTCGAATTATGGGGTTAATTTTAAGCTCAGTCGCAGTGACTAATATTTTAAACGGTATTGCACAATACTTTGGCTTGCAAGTGTTTGCTTAATATTGCTGCGCATAGGGCTTTTGTGTAAAATGCAGCGCCGTTTAAGCTGTGCTTAAATTATAAATTTTTGAGGATCACATTTTGGATAAACGTACTTTAAATCGACGCTTTAGCGTGGCACCCATGCTTGATTGGACTGATCGCCACTGTCGTACGTTTCATCGTAAAATGACAAAACACACCGTGCTCTATACTGAAATGATCACTACTGGCGCTATTTTATTCGGTCGTGGTGACTACTTGCATTTTAATCAGCACGAAGGCCCTGTGGCATTGCAATTAGGTGGATCAGACCCGCAAGCGCTAGCACAGTGTGCCAAGCTTGCTGGTGAGCGCGGTTATGATGAAATAAACCTTAATGTAGGTTGTCCGTCAGATCGTGTGCAAAATGGACGTTTTGGTGCCTGTTTAATGGCCGAGCCTAATTTAGTTGCAGAGTGTGTTGCTGCAATGAAAAGTGAAGTGAATATTCCGGTTACGGTTAAAACTCGTATTGGTATTGATGAGCAAGATTCTTATGAATTTTTATGTGCTTTGATAGAGGCTTCACATAAAGTTGGCTGTGATGACTTTATTATTCATGCGCGCAAAGCATGGCTAAAAGGATTGAGCCCGAAAGAAAATCGCGAAGTTCCTGAGCTTAACTACCCCCGAGTTTATCAGCTCAAAAAAGATTACCCTCAACTTGATTTAAGTATTAACGGTGGTGTTAAAACCATTGAGCAAAGTCTTGAGCATTTACAGTACATAGATGGGGTTATGGTGGGCCGAGAGGCTTACAGTAATCCATTTATGCTTAATGAAGTAGATGAAAAAATTTATGGTGATGCGGCTAATACTCAGTCTCGACATGATGTTGTACGCTCTATGTATGATTACATTGAAGAAGAGATGCGTTTAGGGGCTAATTTTTGGCATGTTGCACGCCACATGCTGGGTATTTTTCAGGGGCAACCCGGTGCGCGTGGCTTTAGACGCCACTTATCTGAAAATGGTCATGGTAAGCAAGCTGATTTAAGTGTTATGGATAAAGCGTTAAGTTACGTACCCGAGTAATGCCAATTTAATGCAATTGGCATAACAGATACTCTTTATAGAAAAAGTCACCTCAGGTGGCTTTTTTTGATCCCAAATTTTAGTCAAAAATGTAATTTATTAGCCAATTCGACTTAATTTCATTCAGTGACTAGTCATTAACTTACCCGCCAAAAATAATTTAAATTATTGATATTTAATGAAAATAAAAGAATGTCAAGTTATTGGCATAACTCTTGGAATCCTGTTGATGTATAAATAAAAAATCATCAGGAGAATAACATGGGTATATTTAATCGCGTAAACGACGTCATTCAAGCAAATATCGTAGCTATGCTTGATAAAGCCGAAGATTCAGAAAAACTACTTAATTTGATGCTAACCGAAATGCAGGAGGCACTTAATGAGTGTCGTAGCACCGCGGCAGCACTATTATGTGAAGAAAAGAATATCAAGCGTCAAATAAGCAATAAACAACAAGCGCTCACAAATTGGCAATTAAAGGCCGAACATGCCATTGCAAAAAATCGTGACGATTTAGCTAAATCAGCACTAGCTGAAAAACACAATGTCGAAATAAGCATAGAGTGCTTACAAACACAACTTGAGACATTGCAGCAATCAATTGTAAAAATCACAGAGGACTGTGAACGCCTGCAGCAAAAAATGACACAGGCTAAAGCAAAGCAAGCACAACTTGTAAAGCGTGAAAATGTGGTTGAGGCAAGATCTAAGATAAATACTCAGCTGCAGAGCGATAAAGTGGCCACTGCTTTATCACGATTTGAGCAAATTGAGCGTCGTGTTGAGAGTGTTGAATCGCAGGTCGAAGCATATGAGCTGACAGATACAGCGAGCAATACTGCGACGCAAATTGAGTCACTGGTTAAAAACGAAAAAATTGATGCAGAACTGGCAAGTTTAAAAGCGAGTTTAAATACTGCTAACAAACAAACAAACAAACAAACAGCCTAAGGAGATTGTTATGAATAATTTTAATACGCATCGTCGTTGGTATAAAAATACGCTTAACAAAAAAATATCAGGTGTCTGTAGTGGGTTAGCCTACCGACTAGACTTTCCGGTATGGTCTACTCGTTTAGTCACCGTTTTATTATTTTTAAGTTTTCCGTTTGCAGTGGCGCTAGGTTATTTAATTGCGCACTGTTGTCTTGAAGAAAAAGCAGTGTAAGGGGAGCAACATGAAAACTTTCGCCGTATGCCTACTTATTGTTACATTATTTTTAATTAATAGCGGTTCGATAATTCATTTTGATGTATGGCAA
Coding sequences within it:
- the orn gene encoding oligoribonuclease; protein product: MTINKSNLIWLDLEMTGLEPETDKILEIATVVTDADLNILAEGPTIAIHQSDELLDGMDEWCTTQHGKSGLMARCKASTFDEAYAVEQTLAFLKQWVPAGASPMCGNSIGQDRRFMNKYMRELEDFFHYRNLDVSTIKELARRWKPDVLAQVNKKGSHLALDDIKDSIMELKVYREKFFNL
- a CDS encoding secondary thiamine-phosphate synthase enzyme YjbQ is translated as MSWSQTTITLKPRSRGFHLIDNDILTHLPQLSQLKVGLLHLFIQHTSASLTINENADPTVRMDMESHFNQFVPERQPYYRHDYEGDDDMPAHIKTSTLGCELTIPISDGQLALGTWQGIYLGEHRDHGGSRRIIATLQGEKF
- a CDS encoding chemotaxis protein CheX, producing the protein MNVEFINPFLSSLMNVLSTMAQTQLKPGKPRIKTDEIACGDVSGLIGMVGPQTRGSFSITFDESLALTIMERMLGERPDSINEEVTDMVGEITNMVTGGAKNLLGEKGYDFAMATPIVVSGTNHTITHKSDGKKILMPFTSDAGNANIEVSFDKL
- a CDS encoding transcriptional repressor, whose amino-acid sequence is MNIESLVSKAKQVCDNRGARFTPIREKVFRLLASAQGGVGAYDLLEQLKVTETGAKPATIYRALDFLAELGFIHKIESTNAFMLCHHFDHIHPVQLLICDSCGFVKELHSTVISHELNNLAAESGFVVSGQTIEAHGKCDSCRA
- a CDS encoding MarC family protein, with the protein product MHELLAIFIFFFAVIDPIGTIPVFIAVTRGDDDKFKRKVIFKAVGVSALVLLFFVVAGEQLLNVIEIPLSAFQIAGGLILLIFALSMTFGESKPEAEIKSVRDSTETAIFPLAIPSIASPGAMLGAVLMTRNEEYTWVEQMITSSMMLAVLVVVLILLLLATHVHKIIGDSGASIISRIMGLILSSVAVTNILNGIAQYFGLQVFA
- the dusA gene encoding tRNA dihydrouridine(20/20a) synthase DusA, with protein sequence MLDWTDRHCRTFHRKMTKHTVLYTEMITTGAILFGRGDYLHFNQHEGPVALQLGGSDPQALAQCAKLAGERGYDEINLNVGCPSDRVQNGRFGACLMAEPNLVAECVAAMKSEVNIPVTVKTRIGIDEQDSYEFLCALIEASHKVGCDDFIIHARKAWLKGLSPKENREVPELNYPRVYQLKKDYPQLDLSINGGVKTIEQSLEHLQYIDGVMVGREAYSNPFMLNEVDEKIYGDAANTQSRHDVVRSMYDYIEEEMRLGANFWHVARHMLGIFQGQPGARGFRRHLSENGHGKQADLSVMDKALSYVPE
- a CDS encoding PspA/IM30 family protein, which codes for MGIFNRVNDVIQANIVAMLDKAEDSEKLLNLMLTEMQEALNECRSTAAALLCEEKNIKRQISNKQQALTNWQLKAEHAIAKNRDDLAKSALAEKHNVEISIECLQTQLETLQQSIVKITEDCERLQQKMTQAKAKQAQLVKRENVVEARSKINTQLQSDKVATALSRFEQIERRVESVESQVEAYELTDTASNTATQIESLVKNEKIDAELASLKASLNTANKQTNKQTA
- a CDS encoding PspC domain-containing protein — encoded protein: MNNFNTHRRWYKNTLNKKISGVCSGLAYRLDFPVWSTRLVTVLLFLSFPFAVALGYLIAHCCLEEKAV